The Phycisphaerales bacterium sequence TTCGTCAAGTCGCTGGCGCCTTTGACTTGAAGGTGCAGACGTACACGCGAGCCTCGGCCGCCCAATTCAAAGATCAGCTCTGGCACCTCACGCTCACCGACCAACACATGCGTCCCAAGAGCATGACCGCCAACCATATTGTGCTTGCCACTGGTGGCACGGCCTTTCCAAGAACACTTGATATCCCTGGAGAAACACTTAGCCATGTCACGCACGATCTTGGCGATCCCCATCGATTCTATGACCGCCGCGTACTGATTATTGGTGGGCGAAACTCAGCAGCCGAAGCAGCATTGCGATGCTACCGAGTCGGGGCGGACGTGACCATCAGCTATCGCGGCCCCGAGCTTGCCGAGCGTGTCAAGTATTGGCTACGCCCTGAACTCGACGCGCTGATGCGAAGCGGCGCCATCAAACATTTCTTCAACACAGAGCCAACAGCGATCACACCTGACCATGTCACACTCATGAGTACCAGTGATCAAAAGGAACACGATGTTCCAGCCGACGACGTGCTTCTGATGATCGGCTACAACTGCGACGGCGCCATGTTTGACATGTTTGGCATCAACACCGAAGAACCCTATCAAGCACCATGCTTTGACAGCAAGACCATGCTCACCAACGCCCCTGGCGTCTACGTGGCTGGAACCGCTACCGCCGGCACACAACATCGCTTCCGCGTGTACATCGAGAATTCGCATGTACACACACGGCGCATTACCCATCACCTGCGGGGGTTGCCGCCACCACCAGATCCAACGCTGCTCGAATTGCCCGAGAGCTAGACCGAAGCTGAGACCGCGGCCTCTAATTCTTCAAAGGGAACTGGCACGCGTGGATCATCAGTCACCCATGCAAACGAGATGGTGCCGTCTGACTCAACCACAAAAGCACTCCGCTTGGCGACGCCCTTGAGCCCCATCAAGTCTTCATGCAAAACGCCATAACTGGTCGCAACTTCTTTATTGAAATCTGCCAGCAGTTGATATGGAAGACCTTCAGTCTCTCGGAACTTCTTGGCGACAAAGGGGCTGTCAATACTGATGCCAAACACCTTGGTGCCAGATTCAAGCAAAGATGACCAATGATCGCGAACGTGACAGAACCCATCTGAGCATACGGGACTGAATGCAAATGGATAAAAGAGCAGCACGGTGCGGCCAGCATCAAATGCTGCACCAACATCAACCATTTCACCGGGACCTTCTGGAAGCTCGAAACGAGGGGCCTTATCACCGATCTGTAGCGACATATGTCTATCCTCTCTTGTATGTTGACTGAGCCCTGACACAATAACTCATGTCACATTGACACGCCACCGGCTCCTGCTTCTATCATGCGACCCTATCGCCTGGTGAATAAACATGAACATCACAATTATTGGCTCTGATGGCCAGATCGGCCGCCGACTCCTCACAAGCCTGGCACCACTGGGATCGATCACGGCGCTAACCCGCAGCCAACTGGATCTCTCTGATCTCAACGCCATCGAAAAGACGCTAGCGAATACCAAGCCAGACATCATCGTCAACGCTGCCGCTTATACAGATGTCGATGGCGCCGAAGACGACAGAGACACTGCAGCACGCATTAATGCCGAGGCCCCAAGCCAGATTGCCCTCGCTGCTGATTCATGTGGCGCCGTA is a genomic window containing:
- a CDS encoding NAD(P)-binding domain-containing protein, whose protein sequence is MHHDTLIIGAGPIGLETAIEFQRAQLDYYHIDAGPIGSTIFTEFPPQTTFFSSSERIAIAGMPLQTPTQGKATREEYLTYLRQVAGAFDLKVQTYTRASAAQFKDQLWHLTLTDQHMRPKSMTANHIVLATGGTAFPRTLDIPGETLSHVTHDLGDPHRFYDRRVLIIGGRNSAAEAALRCYRVGADVTISYRGPELAERVKYWLRPELDALMRSGAIKHFFNTEPTAITPDHVTLMSTSDQKEHDVPADDVLLMIGYNCDGAMFDMFGINTEEPYQAPCFDSKTMLTNAPGVYVAGTATAGTQHRFRVYIENSHVHTRRITHHLRGLPPPPDPTLLELPES
- a CDS encoding redoxin domain-containing protein, coding for MSLQIGDKAPRFELPEGPGEMVDVGAAFDAGRTVLLFYPFAFSPVCSDGFCHVRDHWSSLLESGTKVFGISIDSPFVAKKFRETEGLPYQLLADFNKEVATSYGVLHEDLMGLKGVAKRSAFVVESDGTISFAWVTDDPRVPVPFEELEAAVSASV